TAAATCGCCGACTTCATCGATAAACAAGGTTCCGCCGTCCGCTTGCTCAAAACGTCCGATGCGCTGCGCTATGGCGCCGGTGAATGCGCCCTTTTCATGGCCGAATAATTCGCTTTCCAGCAAATTAGGGGAGAGAGCGGCGCTGTTGATAATGACCAGTGGTTTATCGGCACGGTCGCTGGCATAATGAATGGCGCGCGCAATAAGCTCCTTGCCTGTGCCGCTTTCGCCGAGAATCAAAACCGTTGCCTTGCTGCGGGCCACTCTGCCCGCCATGTTTAAAACCGCTTCCATGGCCCCGCTTTGCGAGATGATGGACTGAAAGCGATATCTTTCCTTTAATTGTTCGCGTAAAATCTTGTTTTCGGAAATTAAATACTGACGTTCGCGCGCTTTTTTTATCAAAACTTCCAGCGCATCCAGGTCAATCGGCTTAGATAGGTAGTCAAAGGCGCCTTCCTTCATCACCTGAACGGCTTCTTCAATTTGACTGTAAGCCGTAATCACCACAACCGGAATTTCCGGATTAATTTTTTGCGTCGCTTTAACCACCTCCAGGCCCGAGATGTCTGGCATGCGATAGTCCGTAAGAACGAGATCAATTGAATTGGCCTTTAGAATGTTCAAGCCTTCGTTTCCGGAGCTGGCGGTAAATACAACGTAGTTTCTGCGCTGTAAAAATGTTTTTAACGAAATAAGCTGCGCAGGCTCGTCGTCAATAATTAAAATCTTAAAATCAGCCATTGTATATTCCTCTCTTTTAATAGACCAGATTAATTGAAATCCCTGAGATCAGGTTTTGATAGTTGTACCAGTAGCTGTTTGAATGATTGTTCGTGTAGAAAACCTGACCGCGGATATTTATCGTAAATTTTTCTTTGACAAAAAACGATTTACCAAGCGTTAAAGTGAAATCCAATTTTTGATCTTTGCGTAGTTCGCCGCCAGGAGTTGATTCCTCGGCATTCAGATAGGCTTTTTCTTTAATATAGGATTTGCGATTGAATACGGTCGAAAACCGGAGCTGCCACTGATGGGGCATCATCCAGGTAAGCTGCGCGCTCCACTGATCTCGCAAATAGCTCAGAGGATCGTCAAATAATTGTTCATCTCCCCAATAGGCGCCGTAGTTCTGAAATTCTCCGGTAGAAGACAGATTAAAACTTTTCAGGTATTGCACAAAAACACCGAAGTTAGGCCAAACATTTTGAGCAATACGAACGGCGACGGCAAGTTGTTGCAGTTCCACAGGCCCAGAAGAGAGCAAAACTTCGTGAGTGATAATGCGCGGTGGAGGCTCTCTTCGACCCCGGCCTCGTGAGCCTGTTCCCTCAAGAGTATCTGTAACCACAATGTAAGCTGTTTGTGATTCGTATTGACGCGATGAGATCTGCAGGTTGGTGATCAGCGTTGTGCGCGTTTTAAAGGATTTATTGAGCTTCCAGTTAAAAAAATGGGTACGATTACTCAACTCCGAAAAATCAGGATATTCTCTTAACTGGTATTGATAAGAAATTTGTTGCAGCGCAAAAGAGCCGTCGTGATATAATCCGCCTGAAAATCGCACCTGCCAGTAATTGTAGGCTTTTAAATCGTCTTTATTTAACTTGAAAGAGGCATCCATCGCGGAGTAAAATTGCCAATTTTTATTTTTGTCCAAAAAGGGAAAATACTCCGCGCTCAGGGACGGGAACCAGAAATTTTGTTCGGGATGCGATGCGTAAAAATAGTAATCGGGATTCACTTCCAGATTTACGGGATATTTACTCGCCTGGTAATCCAATATTAATCCAATATTCGTTATCCAATCGCCTGTCTTATCCGGCGAGCGGTAAAGGTTATCGTTATAAAATGATGAAACATTCGACGACACTGAAAATTGTGCAAAACTCATGCTGTTAATCATCAAAATGAATATAACTCCTACAATAATCTTACTCATGGGTCTTTCCTGCATTCAGTTAATTTTTAGTTACAAAATATGTGCCAATACAATAAATTAGCAAAATAATTCATATATTTCGACTGTTTGGTCTAACTTATTACATTTTCGGGCGAAATGAAAAATAATTGAGAGTTAGAAAAAAATTTTATAAACTATAAATGTTGAATTTACTTTTTAAATTTAATTAAAAAAGTGAGGGGCGTATATGCGTTTGGAGATTCCGCAATCCGCGAAAAATTGGGTATCATTGATCGGGGCAATGATCGCCTTTATTGCCTTCTTTTTAATATTGTTTTTGTTTATAATCTCGTCAGTTACAGGCAGCGGGGGGACCTATTTAGGATTAATAACCTTTATTTTACTCCCGGGTTTATTGGTATTTGGATTGATTTTGATTCCGATTGGCATGTTAATTTCTCATAAAAGAAAGTTGAAAAAGGAAAATGTCTGGCCGGTTGTTGATTTAAATAATACGTCTCACCGAAACGCCCTGTTGATCTTTGTCTGGGGTACGGCGATCTTTGTTCTTTTAACGGCGATTGGTAGTTATGAAGCATTTAGAATAACCGAATCGGTAGAGTTTTGCGGTGAATTGTGCCATAGTGTGATGCATCCGGAATATACCGCCTATCAGCATTCGCCCCATGCCCGTGTAGCGTGTGTGGAATGTCATGTGGGCGAAGGCGCCGACTGGTATATTCGGTCCAAACTTTCCGGGCTTTATCAGGTGTATTCAGTGACGTTCGATCTTTACCCCAAACCCATTCCGACGCCCATTCATAATTTGCGTCCGGCCAGAGAAACATGCGAAAAGTGTCATTGGCCCCAGAAGTTTTATGAATACAAATTGCGTACAGAATACCACTATTTGGCGGATGAAGAAAACACCAAATGGACGATTCAGCTGACCATGCGTATTGGAGCAGAGCATTCCGCCCATGGTTTAAAAGAAGGTATTCACTGGCACATCAATCCCGATATTGAAGTGCAATATGTGGCCATGGATACCGCCCGGCAGATTATTCCCTGGGTACGGTTCCGTGATCTAAAAAGCGGTGAAGAAAAAATATTTGTGGATGAGGAGATCAGCCTGGAGCCGGAAGAATTAGCAAAATACGAAGTGCGCACGATGGATTGTATGGATTGCCACAACCGCCCATCACATCAGTACAATCCACCGGCGCTGTTTATCAACAAGGCCATGGCTGGCGGGGAAATTCCTGTTGCCTTACCTGAGATTAAAGCGCAGGCTGTTGAGGTGTGCGATCTGGCAAAAGATCTGCCCACTATGGAGGCGGCAATGAGTTTCATTGATAGCACGATCAATGCCTATTATCAGGAAAATTATCCGGAAATTTATGAAAGCAACCCGGATCTGGTTAATCAGGCCGCCGAAGGCATAAAAAAATCTTTTTCAAAAAATATTTTTCCTGATATGAAAGTCAACTGGGCGGCTTATCCTAATAATATCGGCCATCTTGAATTCGACGGATGTTTTCGCTGTCACAACGATCGGCACAGCACCGAAAGCGGAGAAGTGATCTCCAAAAAATGTGAGACCTGTCATTTTATTAATGCCCAGGGGACGGCCGAGAATTTTGAAGTGGCGCGTTTTGGGGAGTCTCTTGAATTTCGCCATCCTGTAGATATTGGGGATGAATGGAAAGAACTGCTTTGCACAGAATGCCATACAGGTTTGGCGCCCTGATCCACTTCAATCTTAATCCGATTTAAAAGGTCATAAGCGGAGGATTGGCGTAACGGCGCCTGGGAAGAATTATGAAGAAGGGGTAAAAAT
This sequence is a window from Caldithrix abyssi DSM 13497. Protein-coding genes within it:
- a CDS encoding cytochrome c3 family protein, whose amino-acid sequence is MRLEIPQSAKNWVSLIGAMIAFIAFFLILFLFIISSVTGSGGTYLGLITFILLPGLLVFGLILIPIGMLISHKRKLKKENVWPVVDLNNTSHRNALLIFVWGTAIFVLLTAIGSYEAFRITESVEFCGELCHSVMHPEYTAYQHSPHARVACVECHVGEGADWYIRSKLSGLYQVYSVTFDLYPKPIPTPIHNLRPARETCEKCHWPQKFYEYKLRTEYHYLADEENTKWTIQLTMRIGAEHSAHGLKEGIHWHINPDIEVQYVAMDTARQIIPWVRFRDLKSGEEKIFVDEEISLEPEELAKYEVRTMDCMDCHNRPSHQYNPPALFINKAMAGGEIPVALPEIKAQAVEVCDLAKDLPTMEAAMSFIDSTINAYYQENYPEIYESNPDLVNQAAEGIKKSFSKNIFPDMKVNWAAYPNNIGHLEFDGCFRCHNDRHSTESGEVISKKCETCHFINAQGTAENFEVARFGESLEFRHPVDIGDEWKELLCTECHTGLAP
- a CDS encoding sigma-54-dependent transcriptional regulator, producing MADFKILIIDDEPAQLISLKTFLQRRNYVVFTASSGNEGLNILKANSIDLVLTDYRMPDISGLEVVKATQKINPEIPVVVITAYSQIEEAVQVMKEGAFDYLSKPIDLDALEVLIKKARERQYLISENKILREQLKERYRFQSIISQSGAMEAVLNMAGRVARSKATVLILGESGTGKELIARAIHYASDRADKPLVIINSAALSPNLLESELFGHEKGAFTGAIAQRIGRFEQADGGTLFIDEVGDLPMQTQVKLLRALQFGEFERVGGSKTIKVDVRVIAATNRDLEELIQKGEFREDLYYRLNVVTIHIPPLRERKSDIPVLIRHFIEKYARENQKNVVGISKEAQDYLMRYHFPGNVRELENIIERAVVLARDEIITLEDLPQGLTVQTERSILDPFDFSHPYEEKLAAFERVMIEEALKQKHGNQSQAARLLGISERHLRSRMQRLNIVNTMRNR